The stretch of DNA CAAAGAAATTAAGGTGTAAATATGGCGAGAAAACCTAAATTGTACTTGGACACATCAGTACCTAACGCTTACTTTGATGAGAAGAATCTATATCGTCAAGAAATAACAAGACAATTTTGGTTGAAACTGAAGGAGTATCAGATACTTATCTCCGATCTGGTAATAAGAGAGATGGAAGCTACTGGAGACAAAAAGTTAAGAGAAAATCTAATCAAGCTTGTAAAAGATTTTGACTCGCTCTCGACTAAAAGTGAAGAAATTAGAATATTGTCTGAAGAATATGTCTCAAGAGGGATTATTCCAGTAAAGCATATTGAAGACGCCATTCACATTGCAGTAGCAACTGTTAATTC from bacterium encodes:
- a CDS encoding PIN domain nuclease, whose translation is MARKPKLYLDTSVPNAYFDEKNLYRQEITRQFWLKLKEYQILISDLVIREMEATGDKKLRENLIKLVKDFDSLSTKSEEIRILSEEYVSRGIIPVKHIEDAIHIAVATVNSADILASWNFEHIVKLKTKREVNAVNILLGYDPIEIVEPAML